One Telluria mixta DNA window includes the following coding sequences:
- a CDS encoding ATPase domain-containing protein: MSGKVTLEKLCTGVPGLDVLLGGGLTEFSFTLIAGAPGSGKTTLAHQIMFSLANEQRRALFFTVLGEPPLKMLRYQQQFTFFDMDKVGPAIRYVNLADDLRAGDFSGVLERIMREVEDFGPSLVFVDSFRSVVQTARSGNEGLWDLQHFIQELGSRMATWQATTFLIGEYTQADVEANPIITVADGMIALSHNLDEDSVVRKVRIVKMRGQAHLAGAHTLRITDDGIRVYPRVLTPVLDAYETIADGPRKIATGVAGLDEMLHGGLPQGHTMLVSGPTGIGKTILGTRFLQAGAAQGEKGIAVFFEKHTSRLHNAELISMVQSGQVTVLQSLSLSLTVEELLDQLTEAIERTGATRVVIDSLSEIGLYLAPEFRYDLRLSVFRTLSLLARRGVTAVVTVGYEENQPNWRFSIDNLCFLADAVLSMRFAEVEGHVCKFMTVIKVRGTSHSNELREYRITDAGIEVSPHATNLDALMTGFPTRREPHK; encoded by the coding sequence ATGAGCGGAAAAGTAACCCTGGAGAAATTGTGCACCGGTGTGCCAGGGCTTGATGTGCTTCTGGGCGGCGGCCTGACGGAGTTTTCGTTCACGCTGATCGCGGGCGCACCCGGCAGCGGCAAGACGACGCTCGCGCACCAGATCATGTTTTCGCTCGCGAACGAGCAGCGCCGCGCGCTGTTCTTTACCGTGCTCGGCGAACCGCCGCTGAAGATGCTGCGCTACCAGCAGCAGTTCACGTTCTTCGACATGGACAAGGTCGGCCCGGCGATCCGCTACGTCAACCTTGCCGACGACCTGCGCGCGGGCGATTTCAGCGGCGTGCTGGAGCGCATCATGCGCGAAGTGGAGGATTTCGGCCCCAGCCTCGTGTTCGTCGACTCGTTCCGCTCCGTCGTGCAGACGGCGCGCAGCGGCAACGAAGGCTTGTGGGACCTGCAGCACTTCATCCAGGAACTGGGCTCGCGCATGGCGACCTGGCAGGCGACCACGTTCCTCATCGGCGAATACACCCAGGCGGACGTCGAGGCCAACCCGATCATCACGGTGGCCGACGGCATGATCGCGCTGTCGCACAACCTGGACGAGGATTCGGTGGTGCGCAAGGTCCGCATCGTCAAGATGCGCGGCCAGGCCCACCTGGCCGGCGCGCACACGCTGCGCATCACGGACGACGGTATCCGGGTCTATCCGCGCGTGCTGACGCCCGTGCTGGATGCCTACGAAACCATCGCCGACGGTCCGCGCAAGATCGCAACCGGCGTGGCGGGCCTGGACGAGATGCTCCACGGCGGCCTGCCGCAGGGTCATACGATGCTCGTGTCCGGCCCCACGGGGATCGGCAAGACGATCCTCGGCACGCGCTTCCTGCAGGCCGGCGCGGCGCAGGGCGAGAAGGGCATCGCCGTGTTCTTCGAAAAACACACGTCGCGCCTGCACAACGCGGAACTCATCAGCATGGTGCAGTCCGGCCAGGTGACGGTGCTGCAATCGCTGTCGCTGTCGCTCACGGTCGAGGAATTGCTCGACCAGCTGACGGAGGCGATCGAGCGCACGGGTGCGACCCGGGTCGTGATCGATTCGTTGTCGGAGATCGGGCTGTATCTCGCACCGGAATTCCGCTACGACCTGCGCCTGTCCGTGTTCCGCACGCTGTCGCTGCTGGCGCGGCGCGGCGTCACCGCCGTCGTCACGGTGGGCTACGAGGAGAACCAGCCGAACTGGCGCTTCTCCATCGACAACCTGTGCTTCCTGGCCGACGCCGTGCTGTCGATGCGTTTCGCCGAAGTGGAAGGACACGTCTGCAAGTTCATGACCGTCATCAAGGTGCGGGGCACGAGCCACAGTAACGAGCTGCGCGAATACCGCATCACCGACGCGGGCATCGAGGTCTCGCCGCACGCGACGAACCTCGATGCCCTCATGACAGGCTTCCCCACGCGGCGCGAGCCGCACAAGTAA